In Pirellulaceae bacterium, the sequence GCTGCTCGTCCCGATGAGCACGAATAGCGGTTCGCTGGGCCGATCGAATGGCATTTCGGGGGTCACTCAGCAGCGACGGCGGAGCTGCACTCACTCGCCCAAAATCTTGACCAAGATGCGTTTGCGCCGTCGTCCGTCAAATTCGTAATAGAAGATGTGCTCCCATGGCCCGAGATGTAGTTTTCCATCGGTGATAGCGACCACTACCTCTCGGCCCATGATCTGACGTTTGTGGTGGGCGTCCGCGTTATCTTCGCCGGTGCGATTGTGTAAATATCCACCTGTCGCCGGATTTGTTCCTGCATCAAACGGTACCAAGTCTTCCAGCCACCGCTCGTAATCGGCGTGCAGCCCTGATTCGTTGTCATTGATGAATACACTCGCTGTGATGTGCATTGCGTTCACAAGCACAAGACCATCGGTCACACCGCTCTCCGCAACAAGCTGTTCGACCTGATCGTGTATTGAAATGATGCCCCGACGTTCGGGTACTTCCATCCACAGTTCTTTTGTT encodes:
- a CDS encoding secondary thiamine-phosphate synthase enzyme YjbQ produces the protein MKTLTKELWMEVPERRGIISIHDQVEQLVAESGVTDGLVLVNAMHITASVFINDNESGLHADYERWLEDLVPFDAGTNPATGGYLHNRTGEDNADAHHKRQIMGREVVVAITDGKLHLGPWEHIFYYEFDGRRRKRILVKILGE